The Sorangiineae bacterium MSr11954 DNA segment CGGCTTCATGGCCGAAGTCGCCTACAACTACGCCGACTCCATGTACACCGATCCGAAGAACACGGTCCCCGAGGACGTGAGCGGCCGCACCGGGCGCATCCCCGGCTCGCACCGGGTGGACGTGGCGCTGAAGTACAAACACGCAGCGAGCGGGCTCTCCGTTCGCTTCCTCGTGAAGAACGCCCTCGACGATGTGTTCATCATCGCCCGGAGGCCCGAGGGCATCTTCGCCAGCGGGTTTCGGCAGTTCATCGTGGGCGTCCGGTGGGACTTCGAGGGCAAAGGGCGGGCGGGCGCCGCCGAGTGAAGCGCGCATGGCGCACGGCGATCGGCCGTTGCTTCCGCACCGGCCGACGCAATCCTCATGCTCGTGCAACGTCGGATCGACGCCGCCGAGGGGAATCGCGCGTTTGCCCGCATGAACGGTGAGCGCGTCGGTCCGCGGAGGAACGATGCGAACATCCATCCCGACAAAAGAATTGAATCGAGGGCGGATGGCTTGACGGGCTCGGGTCGAGTTCGCACTCGTTAGCATCGGTAATTGGGGAGGCCGATGTTGCCATTTCGCTCATCGCTGGCGCATGCGTTGAGTACGGCCTCGACGTCCCAAGATGCGTTCGAGAGGGAGTATGAAGAAGCATGGTCCGCGCTCGCGAGGGTCGCGATGCGATCGCTCGTTTTCCCGGAAATCGTTGCATGCATTCGCCATCGGCTTGCTCGTTCTCGCCGCGGGCTTCGGCGCGATGGCGTGTCTCAACGCACGCAGCCGCACGGAGGGTGATGGAGGATCCGCCGCACCCATTTTGCAAATCCAACGAGGCGGTCCGGACGATCTGCTCGACGATCCGCCGGCCGCGCCGACGCCACCGACCAAACCCGCCACACAGCTGAAAACGTGCGCGGCCCGAGACGGCGCGGCGGGCAAGGCCGAGTGGGAGCGCGCCCGTAAACAGCGGCCGTTCCATGTCCAGGCCATTGGTCTCTCCGCGCCGCTCGCGGACGGATGTCGCACACTCATCGTCTTCGAGCCGCCACCGGGAACGACCGTCGATCGACTGATCGCCCTCGCGCCGGCCGTCTTGCGTACGTACTGGGTTCTCCAACACCCCGTGGGTTTCGACGGCTGGGTGCGCGATATCGTCTTCACGATTCCTCCGCTCGGCGAGGATGCGGGCGCCGAGCTCATTGCCTCGCTTCACCTCGAGCTCTTTGGCACGACGTATGGGGCGGATATCCTCGATACGTCCAAGCGGGTGATCCGCCGTCCCATCGAGTACGATCTCAAAATTGGCCCGAGCGAGCTCGCACAATGGCTGCTCGACGAAAATCCGACGGTATCCGCCATCGCCGGCGGGTCTTTGGCCGACGTGGCGACATTGCTCGGTGGTCGTCAATCGGGTGTATTCGTCACCGGCGATTCCGCGCTCGTGATCTGGGCGCTCCCGCGCAATCATCAAAAGATAGCCAAAGCCGAGGCGCGCGAGTTCGCGGTCGCGTCCGATCTCATCGTCGGTGCGCTATCGTCGGGGAGCTCGCTCCTCATCGTGGCGCGCGGCCGGCAGATGTCGTTCGACGAGCTCGCACCGCTGCGCTTCGAGACCTTGGCCATGCTCGCATCGACGAGCTCGGCCGAGCTGGCGCAGAGCTATGAACGAATGAACATCTTCGCCGGTCGCTTCGATCTCCATCGCGACTGGGCGCCCATCCTGCTCAGCCCCGAGCTGGTGGATACGGAGTACGGAAGCCTTCTGAATGTCACCGATCAGATCCTCAAGTCGTGGTCGAATGCGGGGCAGACGCATTACATCCGTTTCGATTACCCCGTTCCGCACAAATGGCCTTTTCAGACGGCCGTCCCCAAACAGCTTCGCGCCTCGACCCTCACCTACAACTGGAACACGAAATCCGCCGGCGCGGCGGTCGCCCTCGCGGAGGATGGCCGCGAGGTCTTTTGGCTGCGGCGCACGGGCGCGCTCAATGTCACGTACCTTCCCGAGCAGGAGAACGCGACGAAGAGAACGGACGACGTCGATCCGGCAAACGCCAGCGCCGTGAGCCTCGCCGAGCTCGCGTACGACGGATTCGCCGCATCGCACGATCCATATCTGACGCGCGTCGTACAATACAATGCGCTTTACCAGATCTTTCGGCACTTTCGAGCGCCCGCCGGCGCGACCGAAACCCAAGCGACCCATCCGCTCGCCGCGATCGCCACACGGCTCCAGCCCGCCGCCGCGGCGCTGTTGACGAAGCTCACCGATGCGCCGCCGCCGGTGCTGGAAGCCGCCGTGACCAAGGCCATCCATGACTTGGCGAGCGATCTCCAACGGCATCATTTGGCAAACGCGTCGCCGAGGCTGCGCGCCTTCGTGGCGGCCTTTCCGTCGCTCGAGCAGAAGGTCCTGGGACGCCTGAAGGCACACCTGGGCGTGTCGCTGCGGGCGAAATACATGAACGAGCTGAAGTCCGTTCAGGACGCCGTCACCTCCCTGTCGGATCACGATCGCGAGAGCTTGACATTTGCGCTCGCCAGCGGCCGGCCGCCCCTTCGAGGGTCCGCGCGTGTCGCGGCCTTGCACGGCGACATCCTGGAGCAGCGTGAGGTGATCCAAGGCCTCATCGATGTCTCCGAGGTGATGAGGAGCTACCAAAGCGCGTTCACGCCGACTCCCGATGCATGGGTGCACACACCGTCCGTCGTCGTATCGTGGAACGAAGGAGGGATGACCGGGAGCTCCGGAGGACACAACCTCGACTCGGCCCTCGCCCGGATCGGCAAAAGTGCCAATCTCGCGCCCGCCGGCCGAGATGGTCTCATCAAGGTGAATCGTCTCGCCCTCGCGGGCGTTCGCCTGGATGCCTCGGGCATCGCGACAGGGCCGACCATCGCGCCGCGTCCCCTCACCACGGCGCTCGGGATCGTCCAGGCCAAGGGCGCCGTCTTGCCCGCATCGAAACAACACGCGCTCGGCTGGAGACCGCTCACGGCGGACGTCGGTCGGACGAAACCAGCAGGGCACATCGGGATCGCGCGACAAACGGGTGGATACCGCGTCGCCATCGGCGGAGCGGGGGACAACTACGAGACCTCGACGATGTCCGACGTGGTCGAGCTGATCGAGCGGCACCCGGTCTCGGAAGGTCGGGCGGTGCAGCTCGAGTTGGACGGCTTCACACCGGACGAGGCGCGTGGCTTCGTCAAATCCGTCGAGCTGCGCTCCCGCGCGAAGATTTCCGGTGTGCTCGAGGCAGACAAGGAGCTCGCGGGATTGCGGCTCGACTTCTCGAAGGCGACGGTGTTCGAGCCCAGGGTCAGCGAGCTGCGGGGCGGCGTCGCGCGGATCGGAATGGCGGTCGAGGTGCCCGTCAGGGGCCAACCTTCGGTGTGGATGCGCATCAAGCTGTTCGTCCGCGGGCTCACCCCCGAGGCGCTCGCACGGGTGGTCGAGGACGTGAAGGCTGCGGTTCTTCGGGTGGTCCAGCGAGCTGCCGGCGGACAGGCGGCCGCCTCGGACGTCGCGACCGATCTTCGAACGGAGCTCGGTGTGCTGCTCGGGGGCGATGGGAAGGTCGAGATCCGCATTCGCAAAGAGGCGACCGACATCATTATTTTGCAAGCGCCGAAGCGAGCACCGCGCACCCCCGGGTCCAATGGCCGAAGCGACCGTGTCCCCGCGTGAGTGCGCGCTCGCCATCGGCGTGCCGCTCACCGAGCGCTCGTTTCTCGACGATCTCGGTCGCGCGAACGCGGACTTCGCGCGGCACGTCCTCGCCGAAACGGGGCTTTCCGCCAGCACCTTTTGGGCGAGGCTTTACGAGCTGCGCGTGGTCCGCCCGGCGCGCGCGGTCATCGAACGCGTGTCGCGCTTGGGGGTGACCGTGGTGCCTTCGGCGACGCTCGCGGATCTCGCCTTGCTCTTCCAGCGTTTTCGCGTGGTAACCCTTTTTACCCATTGCCGTTCTCCGGGGATCGTTCCAGAGGACATCGAGGATCCGGCGGCGTGCATTCGAGCACTGGCCACCAACGAATCGCTGGTGGCACGTCACCTTCGGGCACGGCTCGCGGACACGCCACCGACGCGCGCCGCCTTGGCGCGGGCCCTCGAGGAGGCCATGCTCCCAGCGCGCGCCGTCTACGAGGCCTTGGCGGGGACCGCCGCGAGCGGAGCGGGACAGCCTCCGGCCTTGCTCGTCGACCGCCTCATGATCGAGCTGGAGTGCGGGAGCGCCATTCGTCCCGCGAGCTACATCGAGCTCCGCGACGGCGTGGCGACGTTTCGAGCGTTTCTGGCGACGATCCCGCCCGTGTTCGACGGCGTCGTCGATCTTTCGACGTGCAATTCGGCCATGCTCGCCGAACCGCTCAAGCGACGGCGTCCGTCGTGCCTCGCCATCGCCAACAGGCACCCCGCGACCCCCGCGTTCCGGCTGGCGCGGTACGCCCTGGTGCAGAGGCTCCTGTCGATGCAGCCGCAACGTTTCACGGACGCCGTGATGCGCGTCCACCAGCTCGTGATGGAGGATGGTCGATGAAGGTAGCCGAAGCGCTCGACGATTACGTGAACACCGTGACCCTCGGCCCGGCGAACAAAAAGGCGGCGCTGCGCGAGAGCCTCGATCGCGTTCGCAAGCGCAACGAGGTGTACTTCGTGCTCTGCGCCGGGTTCGTCGTCGTCATGTTCGTGGTGGCGATGGTGCTCATCGTTCGCCACGCGGGCGAGGGATCCGTGTGGGCCGCGACGAGCGTGGTCTTCGGCGCCAGCTTGGCCGGCATGGTTCGCATGATGCTCGGCTTCTGGCGCGAGAAGGTGACGACCGACATGCTCCTCGAGCTCTCGGTCCTCGACGATGCCATCCTGAAGGAGGTGTCGCGCACGCTCCTCGAGCGCCTCGGCGGCTCGGGCAGCGAGAAATCGCGCGGAACGAGCCGCGCTACTTCTTGAAGCTGGTGGTGAACGTCGCCGCGCGCTCCTTGGACTCTTTGCGGAGATCGGCGAGCGCCGTGGGGGCGTTGGGCTTGACGGAGAAGGTGACCCCGCCGGGGACGTCTTTGGCGGCGACGACGGTGTCCTTGAGGACCACCGGGCAGCGGCCGAAGGTGCCTCCGCCGGCGCCGGCGCCGGTGTGGTGCACGCCGGCCGGATCTTGCTTGGCGGCTTCCACCAGCGCCTTGCTGCGGTCGCGGATTTCTTTCTCCGTGGCTTGATCTTTCTTCTCCGACACGACGGTCACGTCGACCCCGTCCTTGCTCTCTTTGACGGTGGTCTTCGCGCCCTGCACGGCGCTCGGGCAGTGCGCCATCTTCCCCTGCCCGGCCGATTCGGCGCCCGGCTTGGCGAGCTCCTGGAGCCGATCGCGCGACTCGCGTTTGAGCCAGTCGAGCTCCTTGGGCTCGCTGGGCTTGACGGTGAGCGCGGCCCCGTTGGGGACCTCGGCGACGGTGACCGTGGTGTTGCGCATCACCACCGGACAGCGCCCGAACGCGCCGCCGCCTTCGCCGCTGCCCGTGTGCTTGACCTCCTGGGCGGCCTTGCTCGCGGCCTCGGTGAGCACCTTGGAGCGCGCGCGGATGTCGGTGACGGCGGAGGGATCGGTGGCCGTGATGGTCACGACCACGGCGTCTTTGCCGTCTTGGATATCGGTCTTGGCGCCGGTGACGCTGCTGGGGCAGTGTGCCATGTTGCCCGACTTCGCCGGCGGGGTGGGCGCCGGAGGCTCGGGCGCGGGAGGTGGCGCGGACGGGGCGGCGCTCGGTGCCGGCGCCGCGGGCTTCGTCTCATTTCCTTTGTCCTTGCAACCGATGGCAAGTACTGCGACTACGCCCAACGCAAGAATCGTCTTCGTTCGCATGGAAACCCTCCCGAGCTCGTAGGCCCAACGGGATCCCAAGACTAACCGACTTTCGCCATGATGTGGCGAGCGCAACGAACTTCCAAACCGCACGCCCGACCTCGAGTACGATTTCGACCATGCTGAGCTCTAGGAGAGAATGAAAAAGACCGCGCCGAAGATCCAACATGGCGTTACGAATCGGCCGCAAGCAGCAAAATTTCGGGCGGACAGCGATTCGGGCAAGCTCGAAGTGGGCGCCGGGGCCGTTGAAAAACTGCGTCGAGGTCACCCGTGGGTTTGGCAACGCACGGTGCAGCGCGGGCTCGAACGGGTTCAGGCAGGCGACGACGTCCTTGTGGTCGGGCCCGACGGAAGCGCGCTTGGCCGGGGCCTCGCCGATCCCGAATCGCCCATCGCCGCGCGGCTGTTCACCAACCTGGGGCAGGCCGACGTGCCCATCGATCGGGCGCTCTTCGCGGAGCGGGCCCGCTCCGCCTTCGCCATTCGCGCAAAGCTCTTTCGCGATGGTGCGACCAATGCGTACCGGCTGCTTCATGGCGAAGGCGACCGGCTCCCGGGCTTCGTGATCGATCGTTACGATGACGTGGCCGTGCTGCGCATCGACGGCGACGGAGCCCATGCGCGGCTCGCGGAGCTCGTGGACGCCGTGTGGCCTCAGCTCGAGGCGCTCGGCGTCGTGACCTTGCTCTTGCGAACCCCGAAACGGCAGGCGCGCGAGCGCGAATCGAAGGCCCCGGCGGACGCCGGCAAGACCGAGACCCTGCGCGGGCGGGAGCCCTCCGAACGGGTGTCGGTGCGCGAGCATGGGGTGCCGTTCGTGGTGGACGTGCTCCACGGGCAAAAGACGGGCGCCTTTCTGGACCAACGCGAGAACCGAAGGCGCACCGGAGCGCTGGCGCCCGGCCGGCGGGTGCTGAATCTATTCTCGTACGCCGGCGGCTTTTCGCTGTTTGCCGCGTTGGGGGGCGCGACGCACGTGACGAGCGTCGACATGGCCGCCGGCGCCCACGCGGCCGCGCAGGCGAGCTTTCGCTTGGCGGGGGTCGATCCGCGCGCCCACGCCTTCGTCACCGCCGACGCGTTTGCGTTTCTCGAAGGCGCCAAGCGGCGCGGGAGCACGTGGGACCTGATCATCAGCGATCCCCCGAGCTTTGCGTCGAACGAAAAATCGTTGCCGCGCGCGCTCACGGCCTACCGCGCGCTGCACCGCGCGTGCGTCGATGTGCTCGCGCCGGGCGGCGTCTTTTGCGCCGCATCGTGCTCGAGCCATGTCGACGCGGAGAGCTTCTTGGCCACCCTCGACGACGTCGCCACCAACCGCAGCGATCTTCGCCTGCTCGAGCACCACGGGCCGCCGCCCGATCATCCGACCTTGCCGGCGTGGCCCGAGGGCCGGTACCTCAAGTTTGCGGTTCTTGGATAGATCATGGACGAGCTCTACAAGGTAGACAACGGCGCCGGCTGGCGCATTTCCCTCAAGCGCGTGGCCCCCGCGCCATCGGCCGCCGGGGCCAAGCGGCCGGCGCTCATCGTGCCCGGCTACGGGATGAACTCGTTCATCTTCGGCTTCCACCCGCGCGGGCTCTCGCTCGAGGGCTACCTCGCCTCGCGCGGCATCGAGGTGTGGAGCGTCGATTTGCGCGGCCAGGGCCGGGCCGAGCGCCGAGGCGGAACGGATCGCTTCGAGCTGGCGGAGATGATGGACGACGTCGACGTGGCCGTTCGCCATGTGCTCTCGCATACGAAGACGGGCGCCGGCCAGGTGGACCTCATCGGCTGCAGCCTGGGCACGGCGCTCATGTTCGGCTATGTCGCGCACCAACCCCAGGCACCGGTGCGCTGCTTGGTGAATGTGGGCGGGCTGGTCACCTGGGTGAAAATCCATCCGGCGCTGCGCGTCGCCTTTCACTATCCGTGGCTCGTCGGCGGCCTTCGCATCCGCCACACGCGGAAGATGGCGGGGGTCGCGCTGCCGGTGCTGGCCCGCTACGCGCCGAAGCTGCTCTCGGTGTACATGAACGTGAGCTCCACCGACGTGACCGAAGCCGCCACCATGGTGCAAACCGTGGAGGATCCGAACCCCCACGTGAACCGCAACATCGCGCACTGGGTGGCGGAGCGGGAGCTCGTGATGCGCGGGGTGAACGTGTCGCGGGCGCTGCGCGGCATGCACCACCCCTTCTTGTGCATCGTGGCCAACGACGATGGCATCGTCCCCCCGGAGACGGCGCGCGATCCGTACGATGCCATTGGCTCCGACGACAAAGAGCTGCTCGCCGTGGGCGATCCGACGTTCCCCATGGCCCACGCGGATTTGTTCTTGTCGACGGGGTGCCAGGAGAAGGTCTTCGAGAAGCTCGCGGCGTTTCTCCTGGCGCGGTAGCGCT contains these protein-coding regions:
- a CDS encoding class I SAM-dependent rRNA methyltransferase gives rise to the protein MKKTAPKIQHGVTNRPQAAKFRADSDSGKLEVGAGAVEKLRRGHPWVWQRTVQRGLERVQAGDDVLVVGPDGSALGRGLADPESPIAARLFTNLGQADVPIDRALFAERARSAFAIRAKLFRDGATNAYRLLHGEGDRLPGFVIDRYDDVAVLRIDGDGAHARLAELVDAVWPQLEALGVVTLLLRTPKRQARERESKAPADAGKTETLRGREPSERVSVREHGVPFVVDVLHGQKTGAFLDQRENRRRTGALAPGRRVLNLFSYAGGFSLFAALGGATHVTSVDMAAGAHAAAQASFRLAGVDPRAHAFVTADAFAFLEGAKRRGSTWDLIISDPPSFASNEKSLPRALTAYRALHRACVDVLAPGGVFCAASCSSHVDAESFLATLDDVATNRSDLRLLEHHGPPPDHPTLPAWPEGRYLKFAVLG
- a CDS encoding lysophospholipase; amino-acid sequence: MDELYKVDNGAGWRISLKRVAPAPSAAGAKRPALIVPGYGMNSFIFGFHPRGLSLEGYLASRGIEVWSVDLRGQGRAERRGGTDRFELAEMMDDVDVAVRHVLSHTKTGAGQVDLIGCSLGTALMFGYVAHQPQAPVRCLVNVGGLVTWVKIHPALRVAFHYPWLVGGLRIRHTRKMAGVALPVLARYAPKLLSVYMNVSSTDVTEAATMVQTVEDPNPHVNRNIAHWVAERELVMRGVNVSRALRGMHHPFLCIVANDDGIVPPETARDPYDAIGSDDKELLAVGDPTFPMAHADLFLSTGCQEKVFEKLAAFLLAR